In Dysgonomonadaceae bacterium zrk40, one genomic interval encodes:
- a CDS encoding 1-deoxy-D-xylulose-5-phosphate reductoisomerase gives MEVKKRNIAILGSTGSIGRQALDVIASYPERFEAYALVANNSVELLIEQARRFRPEVVVIANELKYSVLKEALSDLPMKVWCGSSAIEEIVRDEAIDMVLTAMVGFSGLKPTISAITAGKSIALANKETLVVAGELITNLALEKRAAVLPVDSEHSAIFQCLNGEGNNRIEKILLTASGGPFRNFSSEQLRGVTRAEALAHPNWNMGEKVTIDSSTLMNKGFEMIEAKWLFGVEPSQIEVLVHPQSIIHSMVQFEDRSVIAQLGQPDMRMPIQYAFSYPERLRSDIPPVDFFALSQLTFERPDREKFPNLTYAYEAIGKGGNMPCILNAANEVAVGMFLQERIGYTEMSHLIAETMQKATFVQSPSLEDYLQSDAETRVLFGELAR, from the coding sequence ATGGAAGTGAAAAAAAGAAATATTGCAATTCTTGGATCTACCGGCTCCATCGGCCGGCAGGCGCTCGATGTGATTGCCTCCTATCCGGAACGGTTTGAAGCCTATGCGCTGGTGGCCAACAACAGTGTGGAGCTGCTCATCGAACAGGCACGACGTTTCCGTCCCGAGGTGGTGGTGATCGCCAATGAGTTGAAGTACTCCGTGTTGAAGGAGGCGCTCAGCGACCTGCCCATGAAGGTGTGGTGCGGCAGCAGTGCCATTGAGGAGATTGTGCGGGATGAAGCGATTGACATGGTGCTCACTGCCATGGTAGGGTTCTCAGGACTGAAACCGACCATCAGTGCCATCACTGCCGGCAAGAGCATCGCCCTGGCCAACAAGGAGACGCTGGTGGTTGCCGGTGAGCTGATCACAAACCTGGCACTCGAGAAGCGTGCTGCGGTGCTGCCGGTGGACTCGGAGCACTCTGCCATCTTCCAGTGCCTCAACGGTGAAGGCAACAATCGCATCGAGAAGATACTGCTCACCGCCTCGGGAGGTCCCTTCCGCAACTTCAGCAGCGAACAGCTCAGGGGCGTGACCCGCGCAGAGGCGCTGGCCCATCCCAACTGGAACATGGGTGAGAAGGTGACCATCGACTCCTCCACGCTGATGAACAAGGGGTTTGAGATGATCGAAGCCAAGTGGCTCTTCGGCGTGGAACCCTCGCAGATTGAGGTGCTGGTGCACCCCCAGTCGATCATCCACTCCATGGTGCAGTTCGAGGACCGCTCGGTGATTGCCCAGCTGGGTCAGCCCGACATGCGGATGCCGATTCAGTATGCTTTCTCCTACCCGGAGCGGCTGCGTTCAGATATCCCGCCGGTTGACTTCTTCGCGCTGTCGCAGCTCACCTTTGAGCGTCCCGACAGGGAGAAGTTTCCCAACCTCACCTACGCCTACGAGGCGATAGGGAAGGGTGGCAACATGCCCTGCATCCTGAATGCTGCCAACGAGGTGGCTGTCGGGATGTTTCTGCAGGAGCGGATTGGCTATACTGAGATGAGCCACCTGATTGCGGAGACGATGCAGAAGGCAACATTCGTGCAATCACCTTCGCTCGAAGACTACCTCCAATCGGATGCCGAGACCCGCGTCCTCTTCGGCGAGCTGGCCCGTTAG
- a CDS encoding glucosaminidase domain-containing protein translates to MQFLYHKYRVILPFFVILSVLFVPARLHGQQRVSTYEAYIDRYGDMAVEQMERYRIPASITLAQGILESGAGMSELARRSNNHFGIKCHRGWNGPSVYAADDTPNDCFRSYETVEESYRDHAEFLVAGVRYRALFDLSLTDYKGWARGLQKLGYATDRAYANKLIKLIEDYELYRYDDPKYRKGVSRREREERRRLEASRAIWEHQPYITHGLVYVIAVSGDSYAGIAREFGFDVEELLKFNEVPADFPLSEGDIVYFQKKKARADKPYEFHTVQVGESMYSISQQYGIRMRNLYRLNKKRYEYIPEEGDVLKLR, encoded by the coding sequence ATGCAATTTTTGTATCACAAATATAGGGTAATTTTACCGTTCTTTGTCATTCTCTCTGTTTTATTTGTTCCTGCCAGGCTTCACGGACAACAGAGGGTGAGCACCTACGAGGCTTACATTGATCGTTACGGCGACATGGCAGTTGAACAGATGGAACGTTATCGCATCCCTGCATCGATCACCCTGGCACAGGGCATCCTGGAATCGGGTGCCGGGATGAGTGAACTGGCACGTCGCTCCAACAACCACTTTGGCATCAAGTGTCATCGCGGCTGGAACGGCCCGTCGGTCTACGCGGCCGACGATACACCCAACGACTGCTTCCGCAGCTATGAAACCGTGGAAGAGTCTTATCGTGATCACGCTGAGTTCCTTGTGGCAGGCGTACGTTACCGTGCCCTCTTTGATCTCTCGCTGACCGACTACAAAGGGTGGGCCAGGGGATTGCAGAAGTTGGGCTACGCCACCGACAGGGCTTATGCCAACAAACTGATCAAGCTGATAGAGGATTATGAGCTCTATCGCTACGATGACCCGAAGTACCGCAAGGGGGTAAGCCGGCGCGAACGGGAGGAGCGGCGCCGCCTTGAGGCATCGCGGGCCATCTGGGAGCACCAGCCCTACATCACACATGGGTTGGTATATGTGATTGCCGTCAGCGGCGACAGCTATGCCGGTATCGCCCGCGAGTTTGGTTTTGATGTGGAGGAGCTGTTGAAGTTCAACGAGGTCCCTGCCGACTTTCCACTGAGCGAGGGTGACATCGTTTACTTCCAGAAGAAGAAAGCGCGGGCTGACAAACCGTATGAATTCCACACCGTACAGGTGGGTGAGTCGATGTACAGCATCTCGCAACAGTATGGTATCCGGATGCGGAACCTCTACCGGCTCAACAAGAAGCGCTACGAATACATTCCCGAGGAGGGGGATGTGCTCAAATTGAGATAG
- the rimM gene encoding 16S rRNA processing protein RimM, with amino-acid sequence MISANDLLPVARTQKPYGIRGELVLLFHQRAYAELDADDYFLEIEGIPVPFRVEEFTFVTDTSARVKFEDVEDEVTAARYSRLDVLLPRELVETADAEEENDWRMFIGYTITDQHGTTLGVIDAVEDSTMNVLFIVREGDKEHLIPATEDFIVAIDEKKKRLEMFIPEGLID; translated from the coding sequence ATGATCTCAGCAAATGATCTACTGCCGGTAGCCCGCACCCAGAAACCTTACGGTATCAGGGGCGAGCTGGTGCTGCTCTTCCACCAAAGAGCATATGCTGAACTGGATGCGGATGATTATTTCCTGGAAATAGAGGGCATCCCGGTACCCTTCCGCGTGGAGGAGTTCACCTTCGTGACCGACACCTCTGCCAGGGTTAAGTTTGAAGATGTAGAGGATGAAGTGACAGCCGCACGTTACAGTCGCCTCGACGTGCTGCTGCCGCGCGAGTTGGTGGAGACAGCCGATGCGGAGGAGGAAAATGACTGGCGAATGTTCATCGGTTATACCATTACCGACCAACATGGCACAACTTTGGGGGTGATCGATGCGGTGGAAGACAGCACAATGAATGTGCTGTTCATCGTCAGAGAAGGCGACAAAGAGCATCTGATCCCTGCCACGGAAGATTTTATTGTTGCCATAGATGAGAAGAAGAAGCGCCTCGAGATGTTTATCCCCGAGGGATTGATTGATTGA
- a CDS encoding tetratricopeptide repeat protein, with protein MDSSDTVKKLTFIRTKIANRELKEAIEGIRELAAERQSWSLSQQLNELENNYRYMLHYFMAGNKDPEQKNIYRNLIRDLYTLADDTASEILLRESGSLFFEKMRFMQLHAPITLDEQREDIARDADTHSFIGLLEEGPEKEQRLRDNRSSYEKRLQELFYTIFASPRADAETSAALKQFTQDERMPVTAKRLFVSALTMNLLQLFDAPKAELLLDLCRDPEPEVATHAIVGIIPLLQLNSERWSLYPGIESRLKLFADDKVFSRRFMTAVTGYIQAHETEKITRRLTEEILPEMMKLSPMIGKKIRFDEWMGESGLDEKNPEWQKLLEESGLNDKLQEFSNLQMEGADVFHSTFSNLKSYPFFHEMSNWFLPFESQHSSLNMLFSDRKEDLSLINTLTSSSMMCSSDKYSFCFSLMMMPEQFRHLLMSQLTGQEEELQKLNEEEQVMNPHRKEETLIGHYITDLYRFFKLFRRHNEFTDIFNLPLNYHELEPFIPVVRQTANLEKIALYYFEKNNFTEALSAYSLLAEDGSSKSEVWQKIGYCRQMLTDVRGALQAYLHAELLEEGNSWVLHRIASCYRMLKEPESALTYYRRLEQLRPDDLNLQLQIGHCHLELKQYEKALNDYFKVELLDSSNTRAWRSIAWCAFLSRKFDVAHNYYERILAQKPNAHDYLNAGHVELCLGNNGDTVTLYGRSQELAGSHDKFRDMLAEDEEELQEAGVDTTILPVILDGMRYGKEL; from the coding sequence ATGGATTCATCCGACACTGTAAAAAAACTGACTTTCATCCGCACAAAGATAGCCAACAGGGAGCTCAAGGAGGCCATTGAGGGCATCCGCGAGCTTGCCGCCGAGCGACAAAGCTGGTCGCTGTCGCAACAGCTCAACGAGCTGGAGAACAACTACCGCTACATGCTCCACTATTTCATGGCAGGCAACAAGGATCCGGAACAAAAGAACATCTACCGCAACCTGATCCGCGATCTCTACACGCTGGCCGATGACACCGCATCTGAGATATTGCTCCGCGAGAGCGGATCCCTCTTCTTCGAGAAGATGCGGTTCATGCAGTTGCATGCACCGATCACCCTCGATGAGCAGAGAGAAGACATCGCCCGCGATGCCGACACCCACTCCTTCATCGGTTTGCTGGAGGAGGGTCCCGAGAAAGAACAACGCCTGCGTGACAACAGATCGTCGTACGAGAAGAGATTGCAGGAGCTCTTCTACACCATTTTTGCATCTCCCCGTGCCGATGCCGAAACAAGTGCGGCTCTCAAACAATTCACGCAGGACGAACGCATGCCGGTAACGGCCAAGCGCCTTTTCGTCTCTGCCCTCACCATGAACCTGCTGCAACTGTTCGACGCCCCCAAGGCGGAGCTGTTGCTCGACCTCTGCAGGGACCCTGAACCGGAGGTGGCCACCCACGCCATCGTAGGTATCATCCCCCTCTTACAGCTCAACAGCGAACGCTGGTCGCTCTATCCCGGCATTGAGAGCCGACTAAAGCTCTTTGCCGACGACAAGGTTTTCAGCCGACGCTTCATGACGGCTGTGACAGGTTACATACAGGCACATGAAACAGAGAAGATCACCCGTCGCCTCACCGAGGAGATCCTGCCCGAGATGATGAAGCTGAGCCCGATGATCGGGAAGAAGATTCGTTTCGATGAGTGGATGGGCGAGAGCGGCCTCGATGAGAAGAACCCCGAGTGGCAGAAGCTGCTCGAAGAGTCCGGCTTGAACGACAAGCTACAGGAGTTCTCCAACCTTCAGATGGAGGGTGCCGACGTCTTCCACTCCACCTTCTCCAACCTGAAGAGCTATCCCTTCTTTCATGAGATGAGCAACTGGTTCCTGCCCTTCGAATCACAACACAGCAGCCTCAACATGCTCTTCAGCGACCGTAAAGAGGACCTGTCGCTCATCAACACCCTCACAAGCAGCTCCATGATGTGCAGTTCCGACAAGTACTCTTTCTGCTTCAGCTTGATGATGATGCCGGAGCAGTTCCGCCACCTGTTGATGTCACAATTGACTGGCCAAGAGGAGGAGTTGCAGAAGTTGAACGAAGAGGAGCAGGTGATGAACCCACACCGGAAAGAGGAGACACTGATCGGGCACTACATCACCGATCTATACCGTTTCTTCAAGCTCTTCCGCCGTCACAACGAGTTCACCGACATCTTCAACCTGCCGCTCAACTATCACGAACTGGAACCGTTTATCCCCGTGGTACGGCAGACGGCAAACCTGGAAAAGATCGCCCTTTACTACTTCGAGAAAAACAACTTCACGGAGGCTCTCAGTGCCTACAGCCTGCTCGCAGAAGACGGAAGCAGCAAGAGTGAAGTGTGGCAGAAGATTGGCTATTGCCGTCAGATGCTAACCGATGTCAGGGGTGCCCTCCAGGCCTATCTCCATGCGGAGCTGCTGGAAGAGGGAAACAGCTGGGTGCTGCATCGCATCGCCTCCTGTTACAGGATGCTCAAAGAACCCGAGTCGGCGCTGACCTATTACCGGCGACTGGAACAGCTGAGACCCGACGACCTCAACCTGCAGCTTCAGATAGGCCACTGCCACCTGGAGCTCAAGCAGTATGAGAAGGCTCTCAACGACTACTTCAAGGTGGAGCTGCTGGACAGCAGCAACACCCGTGCCTGGCGATCCATAGCCTGGTGCGCCTTTCTCTCCCGCAAATTTGACGTGGCGCACAATTACTACGAGCGTATCCTGGCGCAGAAGCCCAATGCACACGACTATCTCAACGCCGGTCATGTGGAGCTCTGCCTGGGGAACAACGGCGATACGGTAACGCTCTACGGCAGGTCGCAGGAACTTGCCGGCAGCCATGATAAGTTTCGCGACATGCTGGCTGAAGATGAGGAGGAGTTGCAGGAGGCCGGGGTCGACACCACCATCCTGCCGGTCATCCTCGACGGGATGCGCTACGGCAAGGAGCTGTGA
- the cdd gene encoding cytidine deaminase, which yields MVKEINLSTKIAVYPLEECSETEKKLIEAAKKATEKAYVPYSGFSVGAALLLENGEIVSGNNQENAAYPSGLCAERTTVFYANANYPEEKVMAIAIAANYKGSFTEDVITPCGACRQVLLETENRFHAPMKVLMYSEKGVYVMESIRDLLPLSFGDEMLK from the coding sequence ATGGTCAAAGAAATCAATTTATCCACAAAGATAGCTGTTTATCCGTTAGAGGAATGCTCTGAAACAGAAAAAAAGTTGATCGAAGCTGCCAAAAAGGCAACGGAGAAAGCTTATGTTCCCTATTCCGGTTTTTCGGTGGGCGCTGCCCTGCTGCTGGAGAACGGTGAAATTGTAAGCGGCAACAACCAGGAGAACGCGGCCTACCCTTCGGGGTTGTGTGCTGAACGGACTACCGTTTTCTACGCCAATGCCAACTACCCCGAAGAGAAGGTGATGGCAATCGCCATTGCGGCAAACTACAAAGGCTCCTTCACCGAAGATGTGATCACCCCCTGTGGAGCCTGCCGACAGGTGCTGCTCGAAACGGAGAACCGCTTCCATGCACCCATGAAGGTGTTGATGTATAGCGAGAAGGGTGTTTACGTGATGGAGAGCATCAGAGACCTGCTGCCCCTCAGCTTCGGCGATGAGATGCTGAAGTGA
- the serB gene encoding phosphoserine phosphatase SerB, which translates to MQNSEIILLNINGEDKPGLTAALTEILAKHGAFILDIGQSDIHRNLSLGILFKSMHDNSGEIMKDLLFKAYEMDVNVRFTPITAERYSNWVRQQGKNRYIITLLGRILTAKQIASVSHIIAEQNLNIDNIVRLTGRIPLDEEQRAPKSCVELSVRGTPNDRQRMQQSFLELSSDLNFDISFQEESMFRRMRRLICFDMDSTLIQTEVIDELAMRAGVGDQVKAITESAMQGEIDFEESFRQRVQLLKGLDVSVMREIAEQLPITEGLSRLMRVLQKVGFKTAILSGGFTYFGNYLKEKYGFDYMYANELEVENGKLTGNYLGDVVDGKRKAELLRLIAQVEKIDLRQTVAVGDGANDLPMLGIAGLGIAFHAKPKVKQNADQSLSTVGIDGILYFLGYKDSMLDSRLLNG; encoded by the coding sequence ATGCAAAACTCAGAAATCATTCTCCTGAACATCAACGGGGAAGACAAGCCGGGCCTGACTGCAGCCCTCACCGAGATCCTGGCCAAGCATGGCGCCTTCATCCTCGACATCGGACAGTCGGACATTCACCGTAACCTCTCACTGGGCATCCTCTTCAAGTCGATGCACGACAACTCGGGTGAGATCATGAAAGACCTGCTCTTCAAGGCTTATGAGATGGATGTCAACGTGCGGTTTACCCCCATCACGGCAGAGCGCTACTCCAACTGGGTAAGACAGCAGGGTAAGAACCGCTACATCATCACCCTCCTGGGCAGGATCCTCACGGCCAAGCAGATCGCTTCCGTCTCGCACATCATCGCCGAGCAGAACCTCAACATCGACAACATCGTCCGCCTCACGGGACGCATTCCCCTCGATGAGGAACAGCGCGCCCCCAAGTCGTGCGTCGAGCTCTCGGTACGCGGCACCCCCAACGACCGCCAGCGGATGCAACAGTCGTTCCTGGAGCTCTCCTCCGACCTCAACTTCGACATCTCCTTCCAGGAGGAGAGCATGTTTCGCCGCATGCGGCGCCTCATCTGCTTCGACATGGACTCCACGCTCATCCAGACCGAGGTGATCGATGAGCTGGCCATGCGTGCGGGCGTGGGTGATCAGGTGAAGGCCATCACCGAGTCGGCCATGCAGGGAGAGATCGACTTCGAAGAGAGCTTCCGCCAGCGGGTACAACTGCTCAAGGGTCTTGATGTCTCGGTGATGCGTGAGATTGCAGAGCAGCTGCCCATCACGGAAGGGCTGAGCCGGCTGATGCGGGTGTTGCAGAAGGTGGGATTCAAGACTGCCATCCTGTCGGGTGGATTCACCTATTTCGGCAACTACCTGAAAGAGAAGTATGGGTTTGACTACATGTATGCCAACGAGCTGGAGGTGGAGAACGGAAAGCTTACAGGCAACTACCTGGGTGATGTGGTGGATGGCAAGCGGAAGGCGGAGCTGTTGCGGCTCATCGCACAGGTGGAGAAGATCGACCTGCGCCAGACGGTGGCCGTGGGTGACGGTGCCAACGACCTGCCGATGCTGGGCATCGCCGGTCTGGGCATCGCTTTTCATGCCAAGCCCAAGGTGAAACAGAATGCAGATCAATCGCTCTCAACGGTCGGCATCGATGGCATCCTCTATTTCCTGGGCTACAAGGATTCAATGCTCGACAGCAGGTTGCTGAACGGTTAA
- a CDS encoding DUF4290 domain-containing protein → MQYNTQKEKLLLPEYGRNIQNMVDHCVGIADPEERRRCAYSVIDIMGNLFPHLRDVNNFKHILWDHLAIMSDFQLDIEYPYEVIKKEDLYSAPGHLDYSRPTMRYRHYGKILERMVKIAANMEEGEQRKQLIRMLLAQMKRSYSQWNKEADDEKIFQDLRDLSKGKLDMNSSHYTIPEIKMNGHNRDKLKNIKYQRRK, encoded by the coding sequence ATGCAATACAACACACAAAAAGAGAAACTGCTTTTGCCGGAATATGGCCGCAACATCCAGAACATGGTGGACCACTGCGTGGGCATCGCCGATCCGGAGGAGAGAAGGCGGTGTGCCTATTCTGTGATTGACATCATGGGCAACCTGTTCCCGCACCTGCGCGATGTGAACAACTTCAAGCACATCCTCTGGGATCACCTGGCCATCATGTCGGACTTCCAGCTCGACATTGAATATCCCTATGAGGTGATCAAGAAAGAGGATCTCTACTCTGCACCGGGGCACCTCGATTACAGCCGTCCCACGATGCGCTACCGCCACTACGGCAAGATCCTGGAGCGGATGGTGAAGATCGCCGCCAACATGGAGGAGGGAGAACAGCGTAAACAGTTGATACGGATGCTGCTCGCTCAGATGAAACGTTCCTACTCACAATGGAACAAGGAGGCTGACGATGAGAAGATCTTTCAGGACCTGAGGGATCTCTCAAAAGGGAAATTGGATATGAACAGCAGCCATTACACCATTCCGGAAATCAAGATGAATGGCCACAACCGGGATAAACTGAAGAACATCAAGTACCAACGCAGAAAATAA
- a CDS encoding nicotinate-nucleotide adenylyltransferase, with translation MHKKEIAIFSGSFNPIHAGHLMLASYLCEFTYLDEVWLVVTPQNPLKEAGELLEERCRLEMTAAAVAPYRHLKVSDVEFHLPRPSYTIDTLDFLTAQHPDTRFTLIIGGDNWNQLPLWKEYERLLASYPILIYPRLGETVLIPEGLRESVQMVDAPLLEISSTFIRRSLRQGRYMRAFLPVEAYELIVKNGWYR, from the coding sequence ATGCACAAGAAGGAAATCGCCATCTTCTCCGGCTCATTCAACCCCATTCATGCTGGCCATCTGATGCTGGCGAGCTACCTGTGTGAGTTCACCTACCTCGACGAGGTGTGGCTGGTGGTCACCCCGCAGAATCCGCTCAAGGAGGCCGGCGAGCTCCTTGAGGAGCGCTGCCGCCTGGAGATGACCGCCGCCGCCGTTGCACCTTACCGCCACCTGAAGGTCTCTGATGTGGAGTTTCACCTGCCGCGACCCTCCTACACCATAGACACCCTCGATTTTCTCACGGCACAGCACCCCGACACGCGGTTCACCCTGATCATCGGTGGCGACAACTGGAACCAGCTGCCGCTCTGGAAGGAGTATGAAAGGCTGTTGGCGAGTTACCCCATATTGATTTACCCGCGACTGGGTGAAACGGTGTTGATCCCTGAAGGGCTGCGCGAAAGCGTGCAGATGGTCGATGCCCCCCTGCTGGAAATCTCCTCCACCTTCATCCGCAGGAGCCTCCGCCAGGGGAGGTATATGCGCGCCTTCCTGCCGGTAGAGGCCTATGAGCTGATCGTGAAAAATGGTTGGTATCGCTGA
- a CDS encoding GlsB/YeaQ/YmgE family stress response membrane protein encodes MSWLGWIIIGAIAGWLAGKLMRGGGFGLLVNILVGIAGSVIGGWVFGLLGLSTGSGVIPSFVTALIGAVLLLWIISLFKKSS; translated from the coding sequence ATGAGTTGGTTAGGATGGATTATTATTGGAGCAATTGCCGGATGGCTTGCAGGTAAACTGATGAGAGGCGGAGGTTTCGGACTCCTGGTGAACATACTGGTGGGTATCGCCGGTTCCGTCATCGGCGGATGGGTCTTCGGCCTTCTCGGTCTCAGCACCGGCAGCGGCGTGATCCCCAGCTTTGTGACCGCTTTGATCGGTGCCGTGCTGCTGCTGTGGATTATCTCCCTTTTCAAGAAATCAAGTTAG
- a CDS encoding DUF4348 domain-containing protein codes for MKRKIFFLLLPTITILFISCSGKGQQSNRIDAEDTLSNVVEQADTMVVQLTQEEDFKRFIERFSNDSQFQLRRIKFPISVIVPDTGDEGMAPKEESIGKYDWEQLDLSYDSTYLTRPYDQYYQVVRFRNDTAVVEIRGINNGIYADYYFSKIDDEWYLVTLYEASF; via the coding sequence ATGAAACGTAAAATCTTTTTCCTTTTACTCCCCACGATCACCATCCTTTTCATCTCATGCAGCGGAAAGGGTCAACAGAGCAACCGCATTGACGCAGAAGACACTCTCTCAAATGTTGTTGAGCAAGCCGATACAATGGTGGTGCAGCTTACGCAGGAGGAGGATTTCAAACGTTTTATCGAACGCTTCAGCAACGACTCGCAATTTCAATTGCGCCGCATCAAGTTCCCCATCAGCGTCATCGTACCCGATACCGGTGATGAGGGGATGGCCCCCAAGGAGGAGTCGATTGGCAAGTACGACTGGGAACAGCTTGACCTCTCATACGACAGTACCTATCTCACCCGTCCCTACGATCAGTATTATCAGGTGGTTCGTTTCAGGAATGATACGGCCGTTGTTGAGATTCGAGGCATCAACAATGGCATCTATGCCGACTATTACTTTTCCAAAATCGATGATGAGTGGTATCTGGTAACCCTCTATGAAGCTTCCTTCTAA
- a CDS encoding ABC transporter ATP-binding protein, with protein MPILQLDRVSIGYHTHGHPHIVQSDLTLNAREGELIALIGKNGCGKSTLLRSIASLQPIWAGNILLNGKDIHTLTPKKRARLLSIVLTGQESVASFTVRELISIGRDPYTGWLGSLTGEDQQVIDRAIAMTYLEGFGERNIHELSDGERQRVFIARALAQDTPLILLDEPTSHLDLPNRINIMLLLQMLARETGKTIFISTHELETAMQVADKLWLMEQGKGITVGAPEDLVLNGSFDIVFRHPSYEFDKEYGSFVVQKQLDKRVATQVSHPRGLMARWTTKALSRKGWRIDAGAPLHLTVDEEQNRWVVTGGNRQVVTHSIDEMLRSLSEMDSSL; from the coding sequence ATGCCCATTCTCCAGCTCGACCGGGTAAGCATCGGTTATCACACACACGGACATCCACATATCGTACAGTCGGATCTCACGCTGAACGCCCGTGAGGGCGAACTGATTGCCCTCATTGGCAAGAACGGTTGCGGCAAATCTACTCTGCTGCGTTCCATCGCCTCGCTGCAACCCATCTGGGCCGGCAACATCCTGCTCAACGGCAAGGATATCCACACCCTCACCCCTAAAAAAAGAGCCCGGCTGCTCTCCATCGTACTCACCGGGCAGGAGTCGGTAGCCTCGTTCACCGTGAGGGAGCTGATCTCCATCGGCCGCGATCCCTACACCGGCTGGCTGGGCAGCCTCACCGGGGAGGATCAGCAGGTGATTGACCGTGCCATCGCGATGACCTACCTTGAAGGGTTTGGTGAACGCAACATCCACGAGCTCTCCGACGGTGAGCGGCAACGTGTCTTCATTGCGCGTGCGCTGGCCCAGGACACCCCCCTGATCCTGCTCGACGAGCCTACCTCACACCTCGATCTGCCCAACCGCATCAACATCATGCTGCTGCTGCAAATGCTGGCACGCGAGACCGGCAAGACCATCTTCATCTCTACGCATGAGCTGGAGACCGCCATGCAGGTGGCCGACAAGCTCTGGCTGATGGAGCAGGGCAAGGGGATCACCGTGGGGGCCCCCGAGGACCTGGTGCTCAACGGCAGCTTCGACATCGTATTTCGTCACCCCTCCTACGAGTTTGACAAGGAGTATGGCAGCTTCGTGGTGCAGAAGCAACTCGACAAGCGGGTGGCCACGCAGGTGTCACACCCCCGGGGGCTGATGGCACGCTGGACCACCAAGGCGCTCTCACGCAAGGGGTGGCGCATAGATGCCGGTGCACCCCTCCACCTGACGGTCGACGAGGAGCAGAACCGGTGGGTTGTTACCGGTGGCAACAGGCAGGTTGTGACCCACAGCATCGATGAGATGTTGCGGAGCCTTTCAGAAATGGATTCATCACTGTAA
- a CDS encoding DUF4922 domain-containing protein, with protein MNLQRAIDDLFAAQIEEWPQLNDAVARHQLVRERSISWGDDFEIRLQYNPARSISSTASIGQEAISRRPCFLCESNRPPHQRGIPFLEKYIILCNPYPILRNHLTIPLHSHVPQRIGKKVGEMLQMSEQLPDYVVFYNGPACGASAPDHFHLQAGLKMPELLQGDNELRSCLMMEGDTLQETEELFNDVYSYLQGRDAGKEEPMLNLIAFTHNNRYHLHLFPRKAHRPRQYYETGERQLLVSPGALDMAGLMIMVREKDFNKMRHHDIEDIYAQVSLPVI; from the coding sequence ATGAACCTTCAAAGAGCCATTGACGATCTCTTTGCTGCTCAGATTGAGGAGTGGCCCCAATTGAACGATGCGGTTGCCCGCCACCAACTGGTACGGGAGCGATCTATCAGCTGGGGTGATGACTTCGAGATACGGCTGCAGTACAACCCTGCCAGAAGCATCTCTTCCACGGCCAGCATCGGGCAGGAGGCCATCAGCCGGCGACCCTGTTTTCTCTGTGAAAGCAACCGCCCCCCCCATCAGCGGGGGATCCCTTTCCTGGAAAAATACATCATCCTTTGCAATCCCTATCCCATCCTGCGCAACCACCTCACCATCCCACTCCATTCACATGTGCCGCAACGCATCGGAAAGAAAGTGGGTGAGATGCTGCAAATGTCCGAACAGCTGCCCGATTACGTGGTCTTTTACAACGGTCCCGCCTGTGGGGCCTCCGCACCCGACCATTTTCACCTGCAGGCAGGGTTGAAGATGCCCGAGTTATTGCAGGGAGACAACGAACTGAGGAGCTGCCTGATGATGGAGGGTGACACTCTGCAGGAGACGGAAGAGCTCTTCAATGATGTATACAGCTACCTGCAGGGAAGAGATGCCGGCAAGGAGGAGCCGATGCTCAACCTGATCGCTTTCACTCACAACAACCGCTATCACCTGCACCTCTTTCCGCGCAAGGCTCACCGTCCCCGTCAATATTACGAGACGGGCGAGAGACAGCTGCTTGTAAGTCCCGGCGCCCTCGACATGGCAGGGCTGATGATCATGGTGAGGGAGAAAGATTTCAACAAAATGAGGCATCATGACATCGAGGATATCTACGCCCAGGTCTCCCTGCCGGTCATCTGA